A genome region from Natronosalvus rutilus includes the following:
- the rdfA gene encoding rod-determining factor RdfA has protein sequence MPTKVARLLETYDLESLGLELEQRWLGKGYERESLRTLATRFNERLLGERMARAGLSPLDGEVENTYRLLTDDDVSAGMRTQAERELERAGIDVDALRREFVSHQAIHTYLTSDRELEGPSSQTSPGDRLERDAASIQRLSSRLTAVTEDTVKRYRETDLLESGSVSVLVDVNVLCEECGEQYDVATFLERGGCRCRE, from the coding sequence ATGCCGACTAAGGTCGCTCGTCTGCTCGAGACCTACGACCTCGAAAGCCTCGGACTCGAACTCGAGCAGCGCTGGCTCGGAAAGGGATACGAACGGGAGAGCCTTCGCACGCTGGCCACGCGATTCAACGAACGTCTCCTCGGCGAACGGATGGCTCGCGCCGGTCTGTCGCCACTCGACGGCGAAGTCGAGAACACGTACCGACTTCTCACCGACGACGACGTGAGCGCCGGAATGCGAACCCAGGCCGAACGCGAACTCGAGCGAGCCGGCATCGACGTCGACGCGCTTCGCCGGGAGTTCGTCTCCCACCAGGCGATTCACACCTACCTGACGAGCGACCGGGAACTCGAAGGGCCCTCGAGCCAGACGAGTCCGGGGGACCGTCTCGAGCGGGATGCGGCGTCCATCCAGCGACTCTCGAGTCGGTTGACCGCGGTCACGGAGGACACCGTGAAGCGATATCGGGAGACGGACCTCCTCGAGAGCGGTTCCGTGTCGGTGCTCGTCGACGTGAACGTCCTCTGTGAGGAGTGCGGGGAGCAGTACGACGTCGCGACGTTCCTCGAGCGCGGCGGCTGTCGCTGTCGCGAGTGA
- a CDS encoding DUF7113 family protein, with the protein MLLIRGRAGGTELTGTLYERGEQSPSFRGAPDEGAPYVWICDEFYEVDSGGTAQLIDGREVHIAFESPMPRGFDTREQALEAATEHIQTQFARIGVDREAVDLEIEKDELDAADVLERDAT; encoded by the coding sequence ATGCTCCTCATACGCGGCCGAGCCGGCGGGACCGAGCTCACCGGGACGCTGTACGAGCGCGGTGAGCAGTCGCCCTCGTTCCGTGGCGCGCCAGACGAAGGCGCTCCATACGTCTGGATCTGTGACGAGTTCTACGAGGTCGATAGCGGCGGCACCGCGCAACTCATCGACGGCCGCGAGGTACACATCGCCTTCGAATCGCCGATGCCGCGCGGATTCGACACCCGCGAACAGGCGCTCGAGGCCGCGACCGAGCACATCCAGACCCAGTTCGCCCGCATCGGCGTCGACCGCGAGGCCGTCGACCTCGAGATCGAGAAGGACGAACTCGACGCCGCCGACGTGCTCGAACGGGACGCAACCTGA
- a CDS encoding DNA double-strand break repair nuclease NurA has translation MTLDPVHFDGIARLARRIDHGADERDHRALAETVWADFLDPLIDGDGRFVLEPLDTVSKHLVDREAIALCDQPFATEHGLDAGTINPTVFKNGLVIDIAQAAMSATPSSLDLHRSRTMIATVHSSDQTAHVDETWDEFDDDYSRSRAIKVQQRLPRFAEGIVHALALYLAESEHARDHAEDVSDLLILDGPLYPRGLLRWSDQHPDLATFLEENARPKQVVQNYVRLVETFLERDVPLVGFVKNPATRAITRAVQSKDIEAPWGDDGTFFTRILERGEYVSDVDGERWERDTESLTYTGWFRSRGGVDRPLSPEGDALGVDRKLDLETYEVTFFVIYDPRDDLVYRVEAPYGVVRDEERRERLTRQLLQDVAVAGGPPQTIEKADELARISASEKRSLREALETQFETVERRTYDDKRWGEEFA, from the coding sequence ATGACACTCGATCCGGTTCACTTCGACGGCATCGCGCGACTCGCGCGACGGATCGATCACGGGGCCGACGAGCGCGACCATCGAGCGCTCGCCGAGACGGTCTGGGCGGACTTTCTCGACCCGCTGATCGACGGCGACGGCCGATTCGTCCTCGAGCCGCTCGACACCGTCTCGAAGCACCTCGTCGACCGGGAAGCCATCGCCCTCTGTGACCAGCCGTTCGCGACCGAACACGGACTGGACGCCGGGACGATCAACCCAACGGTGTTCAAGAACGGCCTCGTGATCGACATCGCTCAGGCGGCGATGAGCGCGACGCCCTCCTCGCTCGACCTCCACCGCTCGCGGACGATGATCGCGACGGTCCACTCGAGCGATCAGACGGCCCACGTCGACGAGACGTGGGATGAATTCGACGACGACTACAGCCGCTCGCGGGCGATCAAGGTCCAGCAGCGACTGCCGCGGTTCGCCGAGGGCATCGTCCACGCGCTGGCGCTCTACCTCGCTGAGAGCGAACACGCCCGCGATCACGCCGAGGACGTCTCGGACCTGCTGATCCTCGACGGCCCACTCTACCCGCGAGGGCTCCTCCGGTGGTCGGATCAGCACCCCGACCTCGCGACCTTCCTCGAGGAGAACGCCCGCCCGAAACAGGTCGTCCAGAACTACGTTCGACTGGTCGAGACGTTCCTCGAGCGGGACGTCCCGCTCGTCGGCTTCGTCAAGAACCCGGCGACGCGGGCGATCACGCGCGCGGTCCAGTCGAAGGACATCGAGGCGCCGTGGGGCGACGACGGAACGTTCTTCACCCGGATCCTCGAGCGCGGCGAGTACGTCTCGGACGTCGACGGGGAGCGCTGGGAACGCGACACCGAGAGCCTGACCTACACGGGCTGGTTCCGTTCACGGGGTGGCGTCGACAGGCCCCTCTCGCCCGAGGGCGACGCACTCGGCGTCGACCGGAAACTCGACCTGGAGACCTATGAGGTGACGTTCTTCGTGATCTACGATCCGCGGGACGACCTGGTCTATCGGGTGGAAGCGCCGTACGGAGTCGTTCGCGACGAGGAGCGCCGGGAACGACTCACCCGGCAGTTGCTCCAGGACGTAGCCGTCGCGGGCGGGCCGCCACAGACCATCGAGAAGGCCGACGAACTCGCCAGGATCAGCGCGTCCGAGAAACGCTCGCTTCGGGAGGCGCTCGAGACGCAGTTCGAGACGGTCGAGCGGCGAACGTACGACGACAAGCGGTGGGGCGAGGAGTTCGCCTGA
- a CDS encoding DUF3006 family protein has translation MTTSTVTAVLDRIIDDSVAVVLLESESEAGDEGEGEYVDDDDEHGEDEIKRRQLELDLESLPEDGRHEGAVFEVVLGDGAVREMRYRPDEEADRRDRLRDRFDRLSDRLPDRD, from the coding sequence ATGACCACCTCTACTGTCACCGCCGTGCTCGACCGCATCATCGACGATTCGGTTGCCGTAGTGCTGCTCGAGTCCGAGTCCGAGGCCGGCGACGAAGGCGAAGGTGAATACGTAGACGATGACGACGAGCACGGCGAAGACGAAATCAAACGCCGACAGCTCGAACTCGACCTCGAGTCACTCCCCGAGGACGGTCGCCACGAGGGGGCCGTCTTCGAGGTCGTTCTCGGGGACGGAGCAGTACGCGAGATGCGGTATCGGCCGGACGAGGAGGCCGACCGTCGCGATCGACTGCGGGATCGCTTCGACCGGCTCTCCGATCGGCTCCCGGATCGGGACTAA
- a CDS encoding cohesin domain-containing protein yields MTGRRLLVATLALALVTSTVALAGFGVGTVTAGDAVATISPTPYEVEAQPGEEIEIDVIMRSQGAHGEGVTSYELIAQYHPDYLEVTDVEAGDWLEQGEESEISEEQVIANEAGTAILEQRRDPVAGGATGQARVATITIEVAADAPAAQTTLSFGNSEVYLEREFPLAVHDREVTISIDGGEEPHEPFDHPDPHDRDALEAMANESADDSDRSGTGDDTDSSDSSDDADENTSGSANESGSDEPREADDADSVPGFTAVSLLVALLALAGFRRVLDGER; encoded by the coding sequence ATGACCGGACGACGGCTCCTCGTCGCGACGCTCGCGCTGGCACTGGTGACGTCTACCGTCGCACTGGCCGGTTTCGGGGTCGGGACGGTTACCGCCGGCGACGCCGTCGCCACCATATCGCCGACGCCCTACGAGGTCGAGGCCCAACCCGGTGAGGAGATCGAGATCGACGTCATCATGCGCAGCCAGGGCGCTCACGGCGAGGGCGTCACCTCCTACGAGCTGATCGCCCAGTACCACCCCGACTACCTCGAAGTCACGGACGTCGAGGCAGGCGACTGGCTCGAGCAGGGCGAGGAATCCGAGATCAGCGAGGAACAGGTAATTGCTAACGAGGCCGGAACGGCAATCCTCGAGCAGCGGCGTGATCCCGTGGCTGGCGGGGCGACGGGGCAGGCTCGCGTCGCCACGATCACGATAGAGGTCGCGGCGGACGCGCCGGCGGCACAGACGACGCTCTCCTTTGGCAACTCCGAAGTCTACCTCGAGCGCGAGTTCCCGCTCGCAGTTCACGACCGGGAGGTGACGATTTCGATCGACGGTGGGGAGGAACCGCACGAGCCGTTCGATCATCCCGATCCGCATGATCGTGACGCGCTCGAGGCGATGGCAAACGAGTCTGCCGACGACTCGGATCGATCCGGAACTGGGGACGATACGGACTCGAGCGACTCCAGTGACGACGCAGACGAGAACACCTCGGGATCGGCGAACGAATCGGGCAGCGACGAGCCCCGCGAAGCGGACGACGCTGATTCGGTACCCGGGTTCACGGCCGTCTCTCTGCTCGTGGCGCTCCTCGCGCTCGCTGGGTTCCGGCGCGTTCTGGATGGAGAACGGTAG
- a CDS encoding aldo/keto reductase, whose translation MSETPVPQPGFGTSGHEGATCTESVARALEAGYRHVDTAQMYDNEAAVGAALERSDVDREDVFLATKIHPSNLAHDDVLETTEESLDRLGVDTVDLLYVHWPTDAYDPEETLPAMDEVRDRGWTRNVGVSNFTVELLEEAHEILESPIVANQVELHPFLQQDDLVEYGREHDVTTVAYCPIAKGDVAGNDTLESIADAHDATPVQVTLAWHYAREGVVPIPKATGDHVEENYAALDLSLSDDELDRIAELDRGERLVDPDAAAWNR comes from the coding sequence ATGAGCGAGACACCCGTTCCACAACCCGGCTTCGGAACGTCGGGTCACGAGGGAGCGACCTGCACCGAGAGCGTCGCGCGAGCGCTCGAGGCCGGCTACCGCCACGTCGACACCGCCCAGATGTACGACAACGAGGCCGCAGTCGGGGCCGCGCTCGAGCGAAGCGACGTCGACCGCGAGGACGTGTTCCTGGCGACGAAAATCCACCCCTCGAACCTCGCCCACGACGACGTCCTCGAGACGACCGAGGAGAGCCTCGACCGGCTCGGCGTCGATACGGTCGACCTGCTGTACGTCCACTGGCCGACCGACGCCTACGACCCCGAGGAGACACTACCCGCGATGGACGAGGTCCGCGACCGGGGATGGACGCGAAACGTCGGCGTGAGCAACTTCACCGTCGAGTTGCTCGAGGAGGCCCACGAGATCCTCGAGTCGCCAATCGTGGCCAACCAGGTCGAACTGCACCCGTTCCTCCAGCAGGACGACCTGGTCGAGTACGGACGCGAGCATGACGTGACGACCGTTGCCTACTGCCCGATCGCAAAGGGCGACGTCGCCGGGAACGACACGCTCGAGTCGATCGCCGACGCCCACGACGCCACACCCGTCCAGGTGACGCTCGCGTGGCATTACGCCCGCGAGGGCGTGGTTCCCATCCCGAAGGCGACCGGCGACCACGTCGAGGAGAACTACGCGGCGCTCGACCTCTCGTTGAGCGACGACGAACTGGATCGAATCGCCGAACTCGACCGTGGCGAGCGACTGGTCGATCCGGACGCGGCCGCGTGGAATCGCTGA
- a CDS encoding DUF7350 domain-containing protein produces the protein MRGTSPLTRRRLLQRATAGAGTLAIAGCLERGEDDTPESNGDAEPNGSNDTNDSDDLLAFPEIEDPPDAVYRPTHRERMRMLEPVDAGDHRVAGMVTYPHPFWLVDGSGVKKVEPDRDDVHLMVTAWDRETEQVVPVDSSPVLELSQDGEFVREVRPWLMLSQQMGFHFGDNLSLEGDGTYRVEGRLSPVSIRKTGAFADRLEERVSFEFAFDFDDDLRRLATEVEYFPKDEWGERGALEPMGHGDGGSDGADREGGDGDSDHDNSGSDHDSHAIPYSSAPPARDLPGSRQEPLESGDAVFEITTFEPGSRFVNADPEAGGDDHYLAVSPRTPYNHCVLPLMGLEATVDGDSRRLTETLDHELGLHYGTALATDPNEATLELEVQTPPQVSRHRGYETAFLEMPSASTVISL, from the coding sequence ATGCGCGGAACGTCCCCGCTTACGCGACGCCGCCTCCTCCAGCGAGCAACTGCCGGGGCCGGCACACTCGCCATCGCCGGCTGTCTCGAGCGCGGTGAGGACGACACCCCGGAATCGAACGGAGACGCCGAGCCGAACGGGTCGAACGACACCAACGACTCCGACGACCTGCTCGCGTTCCCCGAAATCGAGGACCCGCCGGACGCGGTGTACCGCCCGACCCACCGCGAGCGGATGCGGATGCTCGAGCCCGTCGACGCCGGCGACCACCGCGTCGCCGGGATGGTCACCTACCCGCACCCGTTCTGGCTCGTCGACGGGAGCGGCGTCAAGAAGGTCGAACCCGACCGCGACGACGTCCACCTGATGGTCACCGCCTGGGACCGCGAGACCGAACAGGTGGTTCCCGTCGACTCGAGTCCCGTTCTCGAGCTCTCCCAGGACGGCGAGTTCGTCCGCGAGGTTCGCCCGTGGCTCATGCTCTCCCAGCAGATGGGCTTTCACTTCGGGGACAACCTCTCCCTCGAGGGCGACGGCACCTATCGCGTCGAGGGCCGATTGAGCCCGGTCTCGATCCGAAAAACTGGCGCGTTCGCGGACCGACTCGAGGAGCGCGTCTCGTTCGAATTCGCGTTCGACTTCGACGACGACCTTCGCCGACTCGCGACCGAGGTCGAGTACTTCCCCAAGGACGAGTGGGGCGAGCGCGGAGCGCTCGAGCCGATGGGCCACGGAGACGGCGGAAGCGACGGTGCCGATCGCGAAGGTGGGGACGGCGACTCCGATCACGACAATTCCGGATCCGATCACGACAGCCACGCCATCCCGTACTCGAGCGCACCGCCGGCGAGAGACCTCCCGGGGTCTCGTCAGGAACCGCTCGAGAGCGGCGACGCCGTCTTCGAGATCACAACCTTCGAACCGGGTTCCAGGTTTGTCAACGCTGATCCCGAAGCGGGCGGCGACGACCACTACCTCGCGGTCTCCCCGCGGACCCCCTACAACCACTGCGTCCTCCCGCTGATGGGCCTTGAGGCGACCGTCGACGGCGACTCCAGGCGACTGACCGAAACCCTCGACCACGAACTCGGTCTCCACTATGGGACGGCGCTGGCGACCGATCCGAACGAGGCGACCCTCGAACTCGAGGTGCAAACGCCACCACAGGTCTCGAGACACCGGGGCTACGAGACGGCCTTCCTCGAGATGCCGTCGGCGTCGACAGTGATTTCGCTATGA
- a CDS encoding DUF3006 domain-containing protein, giving the protein MARQPTRTRRTVLGAIAGLAMGASAGSVSGSDDESPSQDGPADVPALRTQSTALTSSSGLPFETFVATVDRIVDGEHVVILLEEDGRTVDQLVVPRDRLPTVEERDRLVVLVRDGDLAAAWPLPERLDPHSRE; this is encoded by the coding sequence ATGGCTCGACAGCCCACTCGAACTCGCCGCACCGTACTCGGAGCGATCGCTGGCCTCGCCATGGGTGCCAGTGCGGGAAGCGTTAGCGGGAGCGACGACGAGAGCCCGTCACAGGACGGGCCCGCCGACGTTCCAGCGTTGCGAACTCAGTCAACGGCTCTCACCTCGAGCTCGGGGCTCCCGTTCGAAACGTTCGTCGCGACCGTCGACCGAATCGTCGACGGCGAACACGTCGTCATCCTGCTCGAGGAGGACGGGCGAACCGTCGATCAGCTCGTCGTTCCCCGCGATCGTCTCCCGACCGTCGAGGAGCGCGATCGACTCGTCGTACTCGTTCGCGACGGGGACCTCGCCGCGGCCTGGCCGCTTCCCGAGCGTCTCGATCCTCACTCGAGGGAGTAA
- a CDS encoding bifunctional metallophosphatase/5'-nucleotidase, with product MAKHSREKNCSSSVSDSSVDRSRRRFLGATAGASLAALVPASASVAASGETVTIVHDTHFHGRFRNAQEYDLNIARYYTVVEDVLDDTENSLFLGNGDDIAPSMLGLEYEGEHMIEALNYMDVDAVGVGNHEYDFGADVATTRFEESGFPWLVANLLDDTGAPVPGTERWTTLEAGGLTVGVFGLVSTNFHSLTDYPAEWQVLGYVEGAQEAVDALRADGADVVVCASHVSTGVHDTLAAEVDGLDAIVGSHSGIAYDEPEIVDGTVVSEFGDEFAHVGSITLDADGDLVDWRRVDLIPENWSPTDAVDEYEQITARETADIEEDPTLVDLTEKWQGELDERLGQPFFESETDLNGTFDNYAVETGFGNLITDAMATIGDTADVEVDVAVQNGGGIRGGYYEAGPITGAQVMETLPFPNEIEVVELTGQQLVDYLEGAIRPHPSEDYGTQPAIQVSGVSYEWWGHDDETWIDNVFVGGEPVDPEETYYMANNDYVVGNDDILSQAETVLESGQFQGPYVLDVLEEWGTVAPERENRMIRVDEDVGAGSVAREDGKITITAPFPESGTAVVEDSFRAVIRTGDDLAVESVAEGDDTVEVVFDAEALCELVSSVENPVLRVFGGYDPDEEYWGYGFELPTSSGYDYFKLKSSVDAAAVLESGEGADDDDGQNGDGGDGDGEDQNGDQDDGENQDGDDEDTDVSSEKEEDGMPGFGPLAALAGGAGGTYLYSRVRGADDEESDRA from the coding sequence ATGGCAAAACACTCACGGGAAAAGAATTGTTCGTCGTCCGTATCCGATTCCTCGGTCGACCGAAGCCGCCGTCGCTTTCTCGGGGCGACTGCCGGTGCCTCGCTCGCCGCTCTGGTTCCCGCCAGTGCGAGCGTCGCGGCGAGCGGCGAGACGGTGACGATCGTCCACGACACGCACTTCCACGGGCGGTTTCGCAACGCACAGGAGTATGACCTCAACATCGCTCGCTACTACACCGTCGTCGAGGACGTTCTGGACGACACCGAGAACTCGCTCTTCCTGGGCAACGGCGACGACATCGCTCCCTCGATGCTCGGCCTTGAGTACGAGGGCGAGCACATGATCGAGGCGCTCAACTACATGGACGTCGACGCGGTTGGCGTCGGCAACCACGAGTACGACTTCGGGGCCGACGTTGCGACGACGCGCTTCGAGGAGAGCGGGTTCCCGTGGCTCGTCGCGAACCTGCTCGACGACACTGGTGCCCCGGTCCCGGGGACCGAGCGCTGGACCACGCTCGAGGCGGGCGGGCTTACGGTCGGCGTCTTCGGCCTGGTCTCGACGAACTTCCACTCGCTGACGGACTACCCAGCGGAGTGGCAGGTACTCGGCTACGTGGAAGGTGCCCAGGAGGCCGTCGACGCCCTGCGAGCGGACGGGGCCGACGTCGTCGTCTGTGCCTCTCACGTCAGCACGGGCGTCCACGACACGCTGGCCGCGGAGGTCGACGGACTGGACGCCATCGTCGGGTCGCACTCGGGCATCGCGTACGACGAACCCGAAATCGTCGACGGGACGGTCGTCAGCGAGTTCGGCGACGAGTTCGCCCACGTCGGGTCGATCACGCTCGACGCCGACGGCGACCTCGTCGACTGGCGTCGGGTCGACCTGATCCCCGAGAACTGGAGTCCGACCGACGCGGTCGACGAGTACGAGCAGATCACGGCCCGCGAGACGGCCGACATCGAGGAAGATCCCACGCTCGTGGACCTGACCGAAAAATGGCAGGGCGAACTCGACGAGCGCCTCGGCCAGCCGTTCTTCGAGAGCGAGACGGACCTCAACGGCACGTTCGACAACTACGCGGTCGAAACCGGCTTCGGCAACCTCATCACCGACGCGATGGCGACCATCGGCGACACCGCCGACGTCGAGGTCGACGTCGCCGTCCAGAACGGCGGCGGCATTCGGGGCGGCTACTACGAGGCCGGGCCGATCACCGGCGCACAGGTCATGGAGACGCTCCCGTTCCCGAACGAAATCGAGGTCGTCGAGCTCACCGGTCAGCAACTCGTCGACTATCTCGAAGGAGCGATTCGCCCGCACCCGAGCGAAGACTACGGCACGCAGCCGGCGATCCAGGTCTCGGGCGTCTCCTACGAGTGGTGGGGCCACGACGACGAGACGTGGATCGACAACGTGTTCGTCGGCGGCGAGCCGGTCGATCCGGAGGAGACCTACTACATGGCGAACAACGACTATGTCGTCGGCAACGACGATATCCTGAGCCAAGCCGAGACTGTCCTCGAGTCGGGCCAGTTCCAGGGGCCCTACGTGCTCGACGTGCTCGAGGAGTGGGGTACCGTGGCTCCAGAGCGCGAGAACCGGATGATCCGCGTCGACGAGGACGTCGGTGCGGGGTCGGTCGCACGGGAAGACGGCAAAATCACGATCACCGCCCCCTTCCCGGAGAGCGGCACCGCCGTCGTCGAGGACTCCTTCCGGGCCGTGATCCGCACCGGCGATGACCTCGCGGTCGAGTCCGTCGCCGAGGGCGACGATACCGTCGAAGTCGTCTTCGACGCCGAGGCGCTGTGCGAACTCGTCTCGAGCGTCGAGAATCCCGTCCTGCGGGTCTTCGGCGGCTACGATCCGGACGAGGAGTACTGGGGCTATGGCTTCGAGTTGCCCACCTCGAGCGGCTACGACTACTTCAAATTGAAGTCGAGTGTCGACGCGGCGGCCGTGCTCGAGTCCGGCGAAGGTGCGGACGATGACGACGGCCAGAACGGTGACGGTGGAGACGGCGACGGTGAGGATCAGAACGGCGACCAGGACGACGGCGAGAACCAGGACGGCGACGACGAGGATACCGACGTAAGCAGCGAAAAGGAGGAGGACGGTATGCCCGGATTCGGTCCGTTAGCCGCTCTTGCCGGCGGCGCAGGCGGGACCTACCTCTACTCCCGCGTTCGCGGCGCGGACGACGAGGAATCTGACCGGGCCTGA
- a CDS encoding archaea-specific SMC-related protein — protein sequence MSAGETTGQPRVSVENIGGIDSTTVELTTGVNVLTGRNATNRTSFLRSIMGALGSDRVSLKADADHGSVTLELEGETYERHFERREGGIVSSGDPYLEDPTLANLFAFLLESNTARQAVSQQDDLREVIMRPVDVEEIEAEISQAEADKRRLDDEIDRLTSLKSSLPSLEERRQSLRKEIEETEAELEERRADLEASRADESETDDDELEAKLDELQSARNDLEDVQFQRETEQQSIETLESELEEMQDELEELPDGFETDPDALEQELETLRDQRSTLDSSTNQLQSIIQFNEEMLEGTNQRITQALQGEQSETDGGAVTEQLLEDDTAICWTCGSTVETDQIESTIERLRSLRQEHVQERNELRRQIDDRKATLREARETNQRRQTLTQRIESTENELEQRRDRLETLDEREAELQEGIDDLETTVDELEEESESETLDHQKEVTELEFQVGRLEDDLADVEDEIEEAETEIGRIDDLRAQREQASERLTDLRTRIDRIERESVEAFNEHMASVLDVLEYENLERIWIERTEQTVKEGRRRVDRPVFELHIVRQADDGRTYEDTIDHLSESEREVTGLVFALAGYLVHEVYDEVPFMLLDSLEAIDSNRIARLVGYFSEYAETLVTALLPEDAAALDEEYTRITSI from the coding sequence ATGAGCGCAGGCGAGACGACTGGACAGCCACGAGTGTCCGTCGAAAACATCGGCGGAATCGACTCGACGACGGTAGAACTGACGACTGGCGTGAACGTCCTCACGGGGCGAAACGCGACGAACCGAACCTCCTTCCTTCGATCCATCATGGGCGCACTCGGAAGCGACCGCGTCTCCCTCAAGGCGGACGCCGACCACGGCTCGGTGACGCTCGAGCTCGAGGGCGAAACGTACGAGCGCCACTTCGAACGGCGAGAAGGGGGGATCGTTAGTTCGGGCGATCCCTATCTCGAGGACCCGACGCTGGCGAACCTCTTCGCGTTCCTGCTCGAGTCGAACACCGCGCGCCAGGCCGTCAGCCAGCAGGATGACCTCCGCGAGGTCATCATGCGGCCGGTCGACGTCGAGGAGATCGAGGCCGAAATCTCCCAGGCCGAAGCGGACAAACGACGCCTCGACGACGAAATCGACCGTCTCACGTCGCTCAAATCGTCGCTTCCCTCGCTCGAGGAACGTCGCCAGTCGCTCCGAAAGGAGATCGAGGAAACGGAGGCCGAACTCGAGGAACGACGCGCGGACCTCGAGGCCTCGCGCGCGGACGAATCCGAGACCGACGACGACGAACTCGAGGCCAAACTCGACGAACTCCAGTCGGCGCGCAACGACCTGGAGGACGTCCAGTTCCAGCGCGAGACCGAACAACAGAGCATCGAGACCCTCGAGTCCGAACTCGAGGAGATGCAGGACGAACTCGAGGAGCTTCCCGACGGCTTCGAAACGGATCCCGACGCGCTCGAGCAGGAACTCGAGACGCTTCGCGACCAGCGGTCGACGCTCGATTCGAGTACGAACCAGTTGCAGAGCATCATCCAGTTCAACGAGGAGATGCTCGAGGGGACGAACCAGCGGATCACGCAGGCGTTACAGGGCGAACAGTCCGAGACCGACGGTGGTGCGGTGACCGAACAGTTGCTCGAGGACGACACGGCCATCTGCTGGACGTGCGGGTCCACGGTCGAAACCGACCAGATCGAGTCGACGATCGAGCGCCTTCGCTCCCTCCGGCAGGAGCACGTCCAGGAACGCAACGAACTCCGGCGCCAGATCGACGACCGGAAGGCGACGTTGCGGGAGGCACGGGAGACGAACCAGCGCCGACAGACGCTGACGCAGCGAATCGAGAGCACGGAGAACGAACTCGAGCAACGCCGCGACCGGCTCGAGACGCTCGACGAGCGCGAGGCCGAACTTCAGGAGGGGATCGACGACCTGGAGACGACGGTCGACGAACTCGAGGAAGAGAGCGAGAGCGAAACGCTCGATCACCAGAAGGAGGTGACCGAACTCGAGTTCCAGGTCGGCCGCCTGGAGGACGACCTCGCAGACGTCGAGGACGAAATCGAGGAAGCCGAGACCGAGATCGGTCGCATCGACGATCTGCGAGCACAGCGAGAGCAAGCATCCGAGCGACTCACCGACCTCCGGACCCGGATCGATCGCATCGAGCGGGAGTCGGTCGAGGCGTTCAACGAGCACATGGCCTCGGTACTCGACGTCCTCGAGTACGAGAACCTCGAGCGCATCTGGATCGAACGGACCGAACAGACGGTCAAGGAGGGACGGCGGCGCGTCGACCGTCCGGTCTTCGAGTTACACATCGTCCGCCAGGCCGACGACGGGCGGACCTACGAGGACACGATCGATCACCTGAGCGAGAGCGAGCGAGAAGTGACGGGGCTCGTGTTCGCGCTGGCTGGCTACCTGGTCCACGAGGTGTACGACGAGGTGCCGTTCATGCTGTTGGACTCACTCGAGGCCATCGACTCGAATCGGATCGCCCGACTCGTCGGTTACTTCAGCGAGTACGCGGAGACGCTCGTGACGGCGTTGCTTCCGGAGGATGCGGCCGCCCTGGACGAAGAGTACACGCGGATCACGTCGATCTAG